A single genomic interval of Candidatus Dormiibacterota bacterium harbors:
- a CDS encoding class I SAM-dependent methyltransferase, which produces MKQEHRAATTEAYNKSALPLANYYNTKSRVADVKLALSYTKKADPQVVEIGCGNGRDAREVLKYTENYLGMDIAEEMINLARASHPQAKFEVADITEYDIPACDVVLAFASLLHVSPAELEDIFRRLSQAISPGGIVLLSLKEGKGSQWKEDEYGKRLFYLYTPESIKPLAKGFKTVYTDHQLLNGVKWFTQILRKK; this is translated from the coding sequence GAGCATCGGGCCGCCACCACCGAAGCCTACAATAAAAGCGCCCTGCCGCTAGCAAATTATTACAATACTAAATCCCGGGTGGCCGATGTAAAACTAGCTCTAAGCTACACCAAGAAGGCCGACCCGCAAGTGGTAGAGATAGGCTGCGGTAATGGCAGGGATGCTCGCGAAGTACTGAAATATACCGAAAACTACTTAGGTATGGATATCGCAGAGGAAATGATAAACCTGGCGCGCGCATCACACCCGCAGGCTAAATTCGAAGTAGCCGATATAACTGAATACGATATACCTGCCTGCGACGTCGTGTTGGCATTTGCGTCGCTCCTGCACGTCAGTCCCGCAGAACTAGAAGATATATTCAGACGACTAAGCCAGGCCATAAGCCCTGGCGGTATAGTCTTATTATCACTCAAGGAGGGCAAGGGCAGCCAATGGAAAGAAGACGAGTACGGCAAGCGGCTGTTTTATCTCTACACACCTGAATCAATCAAACCTTTAGCTAAAGGTTTTAAGACTGTTTATACCGATCATCAGCTCCTAAACGGTGTTAAGTGGTTCACGCAGATTCTGCGTAAGAAATAG